The Mesorhizobium sp. B1-1-8 genome contains a region encoding:
- a CDS encoding NAD(P)/FAD-dependent oxidoreductase yields the protein MRAGMVIIGAGECGGRAALALRDLGYEGPVTLVGDEPHLPYERPPLSKEAMTGEVPAIKTIASDELLAERSIRHVHSVRAAAIDRAGHVVRLSDGSSLPYAKLLLATGSLPRKLPMPGLGGRCVYLRTFNDALAIRAHLNPGNRVAIIGGGFIGLELAAAARKLGAAVTVIEAQPRILMRGVPAEIAEIIHKAHEAEGARVLTGQGIASISDSGTEVRITLADGQEVVADLAVIGIGAVPVTALAAEAGLAIDNGIAVDDQLRTADPDIFAAGDCCSFPLAIYGGRRVRLEAWRNAQEQGALAARNMLGAGEVHAAVPWFWSDQYGLTLQIAGLSDEGRSTVRRDLDGGAFILFHLAEDGRLVAASGIGPGNAVARDIRLAEMLIGRRAKPAPEALGSQAVKLKSLLAA from the coding sequence ATGCGGGCGGGGATGGTGATCATCGGCGCAGGTGAGTGCGGCGGCCGCGCCGCGCTTGCCCTGCGCGATCTCGGCTATGAAGGACCGGTGACGCTGGTCGGCGACGAGCCGCATCTGCCCTATGAGCGGCCGCCGCTGTCGAAAGAGGCGATGACCGGCGAGGTGCCGGCGATCAAGACGATCGCCAGCGACGAACTGCTCGCCGAACGGTCGATCCGGCACGTCCATTCCGTCCGGGCCGCCGCGATCGACCGCGCCGGCCATGTCGTGCGCCTGTCGGACGGTTCTTCGCTGCCCTATGCAAAGCTGCTGCTCGCGACCGGATCCTTGCCGCGCAAGCTGCCGATGCCGGGCCTCGGCGGGCGCTGCGTCTATCTCAGGACCTTCAACGACGCACTCGCCATCCGCGCCCATCTCAACCCCGGCAACCGCGTCGCCATCATCGGCGGCGGCTTCATCGGCCTCGAGCTTGCCGCGGCGGCGCGCAAGCTCGGCGCCGCCGTCACGGTCATCGAGGCGCAGCCGCGCATCCTGATGCGCGGGGTGCCGGCCGAAATCGCCGAAATCATCCATAAGGCGCACGAAGCCGAAGGCGCGAGGGTGCTGACCGGCCAGGGGATCGCGTCGATCTCGGACAGCGGCACCGAGGTGCGCATCACGCTTGCCGACGGGCAGGAGGTCGTCGCCGATCTCGCGGTGATCGGCATCGGCGCCGTGCCGGTGACCGCGCTTGCCGCCGAGGCAGGCCTTGCGATCGACAATGGCATTGCCGTCGACGACCAGTTGCGCACCGCCGACCCGGACATTTTCGCCGCCGGCGATTGCTGCTCGTTTCCACTCGCGATCTATGGCGGCCGGCGGGTGCGGCTCGAAGCCTGGCGCAACGCGCAGGAGCAGGGCGCGCTTGCCGCCAGGAACATGCTGGGCGCCGGCGAGGTTCATGCCGCCGTGCCGTGGTTCTGGTCGGATCAGTACGGGCTCACCCTGCAGATCGCCGGGCTTTCGGACGAAGGCCGCTCGACCGTGCGGCGCGACCTCGACGGCGGCGCCTTCATCCTGTTCCATCTGGCCGAAGACGGCAGGCTGGTGGCGGCGAGCGGCATCGGCCCGGGCAATGCGGTGGCGCGTGACATCCGCCTGGCGGAAATGCTGATCGGCAGACGAGCGAAGCCGGCGCCGGAGGCGCTGGGATCGCAGGCGGTGAAGCTGAAATCGCTGCTGGCGGCCTGA
- a CDS encoding fatty acid desaturase family protein translates to MTAITSPALSGRDYSLTGRDARLAVENGLAAAEWYHTEIPRKQMKELMQRSDQPAIRDTIIWLAALIASGAGGAWFWGMWWCVPFFFVYGTLYGSSTDSRWHECGHGTAFRTQWMNDAIYQLACFMIMRNPVTWRWSHTRHHTDTIIIGRDPEIAVMRPPDLARLVLNFFGIFDAWHAMADMVRNAAGVVSAAEKTFIPEQEQPRAIRVARIWLIIYVATIALALYLHSWLPLMLVGLPRLYGAWHHVMTGLLQHGGLADNVIDHRLNSRTVLMNPISRFIYWNMNYHVEHHMFPMVPYHALPKLHELIKHDLPAPTPSILAGYREMIPAFLRQLRNEDYFLKRELPPTAKPYREELHNDNPVAAAAE, encoded by the coding sequence ATGACGGCAATCACGTCTCCGGCATTGTCCGGACGCGACTACAGCCTGACCGGCCGTGACGCCCGGCTCGCAGTCGAGAACGGGCTTGCGGCGGCCGAGTGGTATCATACCGAGATCCCGCGCAAGCAGATGAAGGAGCTGATGCAGCGCTCCGACCAGCCGGCGATCCGCGACACCATCATCTGGCTGGCGGCGCTGATTGCCAGCGGCGCGGGCGGCGCCTGGTTCTGGGGCATGTGGTGGTGCGTGCCGTTCTTCTTCGTCTACGGCACGCTTTATGGCTCCTCGACCGATTCGCGCTGGCACGAGTGCGGCCACGGCACGGCCTTCCGCACGCAGTGGATGAACGATGCCATTTATCAGCTCGCCTGCTTCATGATCATGCGCAATCCGGTGACCTGGCGCTGGAGCCATACGCGCCATCACACCGACACCATTATCATCGGCCGCGACCCGGAGATCGCCGTCATGCGGCCGCCGGACCTTGCCCGCCTGGTCCTGAACTTCTTCGGCATCTTCGACGCCTGGCACGCGATGGCCGATATGGTGCGCAATGCCGCCGGCGTGGTCAGCGCCGCGGAAAAGACCTTCATTCCGGAACAGGAGCAGCCGCGGGCCATTCGCGTCGCCCGCATCTGGCTGATCATCTATGTCGCGACCATCGCCTTGGCGCTTTACCTGCATTCATGGCTGCCGCTGATGCTCGTCGGCCTGCCCCGCCTCTATGGCGCCTGGCATCACGTCATGACCGGGCTGCTGCAGCATGGCGGGCTGGCCGACAATGTCATCGACCACCGCCTGAACAGCCGCACCGTGCTGATGAACCCGATCAGCCGGTTCATCTATTGGAACATGAATTACCATGTGGAGCATCACATGTTCCCGATGGTGCCTTATCACGCGCTGCCGAAGCTGCATGAGCTGATCAAGCACGATTTGCCGGCGCCGACGCCGTCGATCCTGGCCGGCTATCGCGAGATGATCCCCGCCTTCCTGCGCCAGCTGCGCAACGAGGACTATTTCCTCAAGCGCGAGCTGCCGCCGACGGCGAAGCCCTACCGGGAAGAGCTGCACAACGACAATCCGGTGGCGGCGGCGGCCGAGTGA
- a CDS encoding MocE family 2Fe-2S type ferredoxin — MSDWVEACAAGDIDEEDVMRFDHGGRTFAVYRSPDDEYFATDGLCSHEKVHLADGLVMDDIIECPKHNGRFNYKTGAARGAPACVNLRTYPVKIDAGKILIQIG; from the coding sequence ATGAGCGACTGGGTCGAGGCCTGCGCGGCCGGAGACATCGACGAAGAGGACGTGATGCGGTTCGATCACGGCGGTCGCACCTTCGCCGTCTACCGCAGCCCGGACGACGAGTATTTCGCGACCGACGGCCTGTGCTCGCATGAGAAGGTGCATCTGGCCGACGGGCTGGTGATGGACGACATCATCGAATGCCCGAAGCACAATGGCCGCTTCAATTACAAGACCGGGGCCGCGCGCGGCGCCCCGGCCTGCGTCAACCTCAGGACCTATCCGGTCAAGATCGATGCCGGCAAGATCCTGATCCAGATCGGGTGA
- a CDS encoding type II toxin-antitoxin system Phd/YefM family antitoxin, producing the protein MMSAPEHTSWTVAEAKAQFAEVIERARYAPQTIIENGKPSVVVVSAEEWLRKTGRKGTLAEFLLESPLRGADLDFERQHDELRDLPV; encoded by the coding sequence ATGATGTCTGCGCCCGAACATACCAGTTGGACTGTCGCCGAGGCAAAAGCCCAGTTCGCCGAGGTTATCGAGCGGGCGCGGTACGCGCCGCAAACGATCATCGAAAACGGCAAACCAAGCGTGGTTGTCGTGTCGGCCGAAGAATGGCTTCGAAAGACCGGGCGAAAGGGTACGCTTGCGGAATTCCTGTTGGAATCACCACTGCGTGGTGCCGATTTGGACTTTGAACGTCAACACGACGAACTGCGTGATCTGCCGGTATGA
- the iolG gene encoding inositol 2-dehydrogenase produces MTLRFALLGAGRIGKVHARAVGSNPDAKLVAVADAFEKAATDLASAYGAEVRTIDAIEQAKDIDAVIICTPTDTHADLIERFARAGKAIFCEKPIDLDVERVEKCLAVVEKAKATLMVGFNRRFDPHFAAVRKAIDDGAIGAVEMVTITSRDPGAPPLDYIARSGGIFRDMTIHDFDMARFLLGEEPVAVSAHASVLVDKKIGEAGDFDSVSVILETASGKQAVISNSRRATYGYDQRIEVHGSKGMVAAENQRPVSIELANDKGYTRPPLHDFFMTRYLDAYANEIAAFIAAATSGKKAAPSGKDGLIALRLADAALESAKTGKTIRIG; encoded by the coding sequence ATGACTCTCCGCTTCGCTCTTCTCGGCGCCGGCCGCATCGGCAAGGTGCATGCCCGCGCCGTCGGCTCGAACCCCGATGCAAAACTGGTCGCCGTCGCCGACGCCTTCGAGAAGGCGGCAACCGACCTGGCGTCTGCTTATGGCGCCGAGGTGCGCACGATCGATGCCATCGAGCAAGCCAAGGACATCGATGCCGTCATCATCTGCACGCCGACCGATACGCATGCCGATCTGATCGAGCGCTTCGCCAGAGCCGGCAAGGCGATCTTCTGCGAGAAGCCGATCGACCTCGACGTCGAGCGCGTCGAAAAATGCCTGGCCGTGGTCGAGAAGGCCAAGGCGACGCTGATGGTCGGCTTCAACCGCCGCTTCGACCCGCATTTCGCCGCCGTGCGCAAGGCGATCGACGACGGCGCCATCGGCGCCGTCGAGATGGTCACCATCACCTCGCGCGATCCGGGCGCGCCGCCGCTCGACTATATCGCCCGCTCCGGCGGCATTTTCCGCGACATGACCATCCATGATTTCGACATGGCGCGCTTCCTGCTCGGCGAGGAGCCTGTCGCGGTCAGCGCGCACGCCTCGGTGCTGGTCGACAAGAAAATCGGCGAGGCCGGAGATTTCGACTCGGTCAGCGTCATTCTGGAAACCGCGTCGGGCAAGCAGGCCGTCATCTCCAATTCGCGCCGCGCCACCTACGGCTACGACCAGCGCATCGAGGTGCATGGCTCCAAGGGCATGGTCGCGGCGGAGAACCAGCGGCCGGTGTCGATCGAGCTCGCCAACGACAAGGGCTACACGCGCCCGCCGCTGCACGATTTCTTCATGACCCGCTATCTCGACGCCTACGCCAACGAGATCGCCGCCTTCATCGCCGCTGCGACGTCGGGCAAGAAGGCCGCGCCGAGCGGCAAGGACGGGCTGATCGCGCTGAGGCTGGCCGATGCGGCGCTGGAATCGGCGAAGACGGGCAAGACGATCCGCATCGGCTAA
- a CDS encoding sugar ABC transporter substrate-binding protein, whose translation MKKLILGVAFAALMSSSAFAAKIGVSMAKFDDNFLTVLRNGMIEQAKGMNGVQLQVEDAQNDVAKQLDQIKNFAASGVDAIIVNPVDTSATQAMSDAAAAAKIPLVYVNRQPVNVDKLPDNQAFVASNEADSGTLETKEICRLFKEAGKKEANVYVIMGELSNQAAVQRTKDIDDVIATPDCSFIKIIDKQTSNWDRDQAQNLMTNWLSTGKPFDGVIANNDESAIGAIQAMKAANIDMKSVVVGGVDATQDALAAMQAGDLDATVFQDAAGQGKGALDAALKLSKGEKVEHKVYVPFQLVTPANIDKFLKKN comes from the coding sequence ATGAAGAAACTTATTTTGGGCGTCGCTTTTGCAGCGCTGATGAGTTCATCCGCTTTCGCCGCCAAGATCGGCGTGTCGATGGCCAAATTCGATGACAATTTCCTGACCGTGCTGCGCAACGGCATGATCGAGCAGGCCAAGGGCATGAACGGCGTCCAGCTGCAGGTCGAGGATGCGCAGAACGACGTCGCCAAGCAGCTCGACCAGATCAAGAACTTCGCCGCCTCGGGCGTCGACGCCATCATCGTCAACCCGGTCGACACCTCGGCTACGCAGGCGATGTCCGATGCCGCCGCCGCTGCCAAGATCCCGCTGGTCTATGTCAATCGCCAGCCGGTCAATGTCGATAAGCTGCCCGATAACCAGGCCTTCGTCGCTTCGAACGAGGCCGATTCCGGCACGCTCGAAACCAAGGAAATCTGCCGCCTGTTCAAGGAGGCCGGCAAGAAGGAAGCCAATGTCTATGTCATCATGGGCGAGCTTTCCAACCAGGCCGCCGTGCAGCGCACCAAGGACATCGACGACGTCATCGCCACGCCGGACTGCAGCTTCATCAAGATCATCGATAAGCAGACCTCGAACTGGGATCGCGACCAGGCCCAGAACCTGATGACCAATTGGCTTTCGACCGGCAAGCCGTTCGACGGCGTCATCGCCAACAATGACGAAAGCGCCATCGGCGCCATTCAGGCGATGAAGGCCGCCAACATCGACATGAAGTCGGTTGTCGTCGGCGGCGTCGATGCCACCCAGGATGCGCTTGCCGCCATGCAGGCCGGCGACCTCGATGCGACCGTGTTCCAGGACGCGGCCGGCCAAGGCAAGGGCGCGCTGGATGCGGCGCTGAAGCTGTCCAAGGGCGAAAAGGTCGAGCACAAGGTCTATGTCCCCTTCCAGCTCGTCACGCCCGCGAACATCGACAAGTTCCTGAAGAAGAACTGA
- a CDS encoding ABC transporter permease, which yields MSQTSHGVGGLAYDAKKRSWPAEFNVFLALVILVVIFELIGRIFLGDSFLFNTRENVSGIFNEARLQIIILQVSIVGIIAIGVTQVIITGGIDLSSGSVVGATAMIAMSFAQVATVNGNPNPKAMFLAQGWTDLPVIVPVLVAIGCGLLAGLVNGLLIAYTRIPPFIATLGMMITARGIAKWWSKGQPISFPTDSFAAISIGARPVIIFLALAVLFQLILTYTRYGKHCYAIGSNEDAARMSGIKIANHKVLVYVIAGILASLAAVVLCSKNLTAQSGMGVMYELDAIAMAVIGGVSLSGGRGSIIGTVIGALIFGVIISGFTFLRLDAYYQEMVKGVIIVGAVVLDQWRQRMRALRA from the coding sequence GTGTCACAGACATCCCATGGCGTCGGCGGGCTGGCCTATGATGCCAAGAAGCGCTCATGGCCGGCGGAGTTCAACGTCTTCCTGGCGCTCGTCATCCTTGTCGTCATCTTCGAACTGATCGGCCGGATTTTTCTCGGCGACAGTTTCCTGTTCAACACCCGCGAGAACGTTTCCGGAATCTTCAACGAAGCCCGCCTGCAGATCATCATCCTGCAGGTGTCGATCGTCGGCATCATCGCCATCGGCGTGACGCAGGTGATCATCACCGGCGGCATCGACCTGTCCTCGGGTTCTGTCGTCGGCGCGACCGCGATGATCGCCATGAGCTTCGCCCAGGTGGCGACGGTCAACGGCAACCCCAATCCCAAGGCGATGTTCCTGGCGCAGGGCTGGACCGACCTGCCGGTCATCGTGCCGGTGCTGGTCGCGATCGGCTGCGGCCTGCTGGCCGGCCTCGTCAACGGTTTGTTGATCGCCTACACCCGCATTCCGCCGTTCATCGCCACGCTCGGCATGATGATCACCGCGCGCGGCATCGCCAAATGGTGGTCCAAGGGCCAGCCGATTTCGTTTCCAACCGACAGTTTCGCCGCGATCAGCATCGGCGCGAGACCTGTCATCATCTTCCTGGCGCTGGCGGTGCTGTTCCAGCTGATCCTGACCTACACCCGATACGGCAAGCATTGTTACGCGATCGGCTCCAACGAGGACGCCGCGCGCATGTCCGGCATCAAGATCGCCAACCACAAGGTGCTGGTCTATGTCATCGCCGGCATCCTCGCCTCGCTCGCCGCGGTGGTTCTCTGTTCGAAGAACCTCACCGCCCAGTCCGGCATGGGCGTGATGTACGAGCTCGACGCCATCGCCATGGCGGTCATCGGCGGCGTCTCGCTGTCGGGCGGCCGCGGCTCGATCATCGGCACGGTGATCGGCGCGCTGATCTTCGGCGTCATCATCTCCGGTTTCACCTTCCTGCGCCTCGACGCCTATTACCAGGAGATGGTCAAGGGCGTGATCATCGTCGGCGCGGTGGTTCTGGACCAGTGGCGCCAACGCATGCGGGCATTGAGGGCTTGA
- a CDS encoding DUF1402 family protein produces the protein MKRIFLFLGLALAAAVATADAATMVPPGNRNAVQPDIPGASSRRTQATNTTFQAKYRKVYALLQNDADLRAKIRKAAATYGIDPMHIVGAIVGEHTYNVDAYDRLQTYYVKAISYLGSKLSFAYDGEDVSEFVQRPEFKKCAGLSDSYDLWECREQVWNHSFRGKSVGGENFPNDRFGATFFQPYYAGQTFGLGQLNPLTALQMSDLVHKVSGLPKLDVGDPNSVYKTIMDPDLTLPYVAATIRKSIDAYKSIAGFDISNNPGITATLYNVGNPEQRAYALKAENAKRRAAGEAEKLPEENYYGWLVNDKLDELKALF, from the coding sequence ATGAAACGCATATTTCTTTTTCTCGGCCTGGCATTGGCGGCGGCTGTGGCAACGGCCGATGCCGCGACCATGGTTCCGCCCGGCAACCGCAACGCCGTCCAACCCGACATACCGGGCGCCTCCAGCCGGCGTACCCAGGCCACCAACACCACTTTCCAGGCCAAGTACCGCAAGGTCTACGCGCTGTTGCAGAACGACGCCGATCTGCGTGCCAAGATCAGGAAGGCAGCCGCGACCTATGGCATCGATCCGATGCATATCGTCGGCGCCATCGTCGGCGAGCACACCTACAATGTCGACGCCTATGACCGGCTGCAGACCTATTACGTCAAGGCGATCTCCTATCTGGGAAGCAAGCTCTCCTTTGCCTATGATGGCGAAGACGTCAGCGAATTCGTGCAGCGGCCGGAGTTCAAGAAATGCGCCGGCCTGAGCGACAGCTACGATTTGTGGGAATGCCGCGAGCAGGTCTGGAACCATTCCTTCCGCGGCAAAAGCGTCGGCGGCGAGAATTTCCCCAACGACCGATTCGGCGCCACCTTCTTCCAGCCCTATTATGCCGGCCAGACCTTCGGCCTCGGCCAGCTCAACCCGCTGACGGCGCTGCAGATGAGCGATCTCGTCCACAAGGTGTCCGGCCTGCCCAAGCTCGATGTCGGCGATCCCAATTCGGTCTACAAGACCATCATGGATCCGGATCTGACGCTGCCTTACGTCGCCGCGACGATCCGGAAGTCGATCGATGCGTATAAGAGCATCGCCGGCTTCGACATCTCGAACAATCCGGGTATCACCGCCACGCTCTACAATGTCGGCAACCCCGAGCAGCGCGCTTATGCGCTGAAGGCCGAAAACGCCAAGCGCCGCGCCGCCGGCGAAGCGGAAAAGCTGCCCGAGGAGAATTATTACGGCTGGCTGGTCAACGACAAGCTGGACGAGCTGAAGGCGCTTTTCTAG
- a CDS encoding LacI family DNA-binding transcriptional regulator, giving the protein MAKRPTITDLARASGFSVATVDRVLNNRLPVREETARRVYEAATDIGYHAAGLIKQRMRQELPEYRLGFLLLRGNDVFYGDFARELELAVSQSQRFRGTATIDFATSLAPDEIAAQMRKLAAKSRAIAVVGPDHPTLTAVVESLKARGQPVFSLLSDFAAGIREGYVGLDNRKVGRTAAWMIAKAAKKSGKVALFVGSHRFHGHELREIGFRSYFREHAPDFTVMETLVNLEASQVTHDAMLDLLARHPDLAGCYVAGGGMEGAVAALRTAKPADMPVVICNEIDATSRAALADNILTMVISTPLAALCRELVGLMAHAIESGAANAPGQTFLPFDIYLPENI; this is encoded by the coding sequence ATGGCAAAGCGGCCGACAATCACCGATCTCGCGCGCGCTTCCGGTTTCAGTGTCGCGACCGTCGATAGGGTGCTGAACAATCGCTTGCCGGTGCGCGAGGAAACGGCGCGCCGCGTCTACGAGGCCGCGACCGATATCGGCTATCACGCCGCCGGCCTGATCAAGCAGCGCATGCGCCAGGAACTGCCGGAATACCGTCTCGGTTTCCTGCTTCTGCGCGGCAACGACGTCTTCTACGGCGATTTCGCGCGCGAGCTGGAACTTGCGGTCTCGCAGTCGCAGCGCTTCCGCGGCACCGCGACGATCGACTTCGCCACGTCACTGGCGCCCGACGAGATCGCCGCCCAGATGCGCAAGCTGGCCGCGAAATCGAGGGCCATCGCCGTTGTCGGCCCGGACCATCCGACCCTGACCGCAGTCGTGGAGTCGCTGAAGGCGAGGGGACAACCGGTCTTTTCGCTGCTGTCCGACTTCGCCGCCGGCATCCGCGAGGGCTATGTCGGCCTCGACAACCGCAAGGTCGGCCGCACCGCGGCCTGGATGATCGCCAAGGCGGCGAAGAAGTCCGGCAAGGTCGCGCTTTTCGTCGGCAGCCACCGCTTCCACGGCCATGAATTGCGCGAGATCGGCTTCCGCTCCTATTTCCGCGAGCATGCCCCGGACTTCACCGTGATGGAGACGCTAGTCAATCTGGAAGCCAGCCAGGTGACGCATGATGCGATGCTCGATCTTCTGGCGCGACACCCGGATCTCGCCGGCTGCTATGTCGCCGGCGGCGGCATGGAAGGCGCGGTCGCTGCGCTCAGGACAGCAAAGCCGGCAGACATGCCCGTGGTCATCTGCAATGAGATCGACGCCACATCGCGCGCCGCACTTGCCGACAACATCCTCACCATGGTCATCTCGACGCCGCTTGCAGCGCTTTGCCGCGAGCTGGTCGGGCTAATGGCGCATGCCATCGAGAGCGGCGCCGCCAATGCGCCCGGCCAGACTTTTCTGCCCTTCGACATCTATCTGCCGGAAAATATTTAA
- a CDS encoding ATP-binding cassette domain-containing protein, with protein MSDIVLKTENLTKRYGGVHALDGANFELRKGEHVAIMGDNGAGKSTFVRQITAVEQRTDGKIWFDGKEVNFNGPIEAREAGIETVFQNLALADDLDVPSNLFLGREKVLFNLGPFSILDRKAMRRATEAALVRTAVKIPNLSSTIRHMSGGQRQCVAIARTATFASKLIIMDEPTAALGVQETAQVENIIRTLKANGEPLILISHNMRQVFDLCDRIVVFRRGRIVANLRKENTDGQDIVAYITGAKTGEAELAAA; from the coding sequence ATGTCGGACATCGTCCTGAAGACCGAAAACCTGACCAAGCGCTATGGCGGCGTGCATGCGCTGGACGGCGCGAATTTCGAGCTGCGCAAGGGCGAGCATGTCGCCATCATGGGCGACAACGGCGCCGGCAAGTCGACCTTCGTGCGCCAGATCACCGCCGTCGAGCAGCGCACCGACGGCAAGATTTGGTTCGACGGCAAGGAAGTGAATTTCAACGGCCCGATCGAGGCGCGCGAGGCCGGCATCGAGACGGTGTTCCAGAACCTGGCGCTGGCCGACGACCTCGACGTGCCGTCGAACCTCTTCCTCGGCCGCGAGAAGGTGCTGTTCAACCTCGGCCCGTTCTCGATCCTCGACCGCAAGGCGATGCGCAGGGCGACCGAGGCGGCACTGGTGCGCACTGCGGTGAAGATACCCAACCTCTCCAGCACCATCCGCCACATGTCGGGCGGGCAGCGCCAGTGCGTGGCGATCGCCAGGACGGCGACCTTCGCCTCCAAGCTGATCATCATGGACGAGCCGACGGCCGCGCTCGGCGTGCAGGAGACGGCGCAGGTCGAAAACATCATCCGCACGCTCAAGGCTAATGGCGAGCCGCTGATCCTGATCAGCCACAACATGCGGCAGGTGTTCGATCTTTGCGATCGCATCGTCGTCTTCCGGCGCGGCCGCATCGTCGCCAATCTGCGCAAGGAGAACACCGACGGGCAGGATATCGTCGCCTACATCACCGGCGCCAAGACCGGAGAGGCGGAGCTCGCCGCCGCCTGA
- a CDS encoding SDR family oxidoreductase, whose product MNGSAGRNSQTRAIVTGGAQGIGFAVAEALADEGCRALALIGRSQDKGDKAVAALKKSGVDAIFISADVASVADCKRAVATAISHFGAINALVNAAATSARGSLVETGEELFDQIFATNVRGPFFLMQGLVAHLLERKAPGSIVNVLSMSAHAGQSFLTPYSTSKGALMTLTKNVASAYRKNRIRCNAVLPGWMDTEGEDIVQKKWHAAPDDWLAKAEASQPMGQLVKPAQLARLITYMLSPQAGVMTGSLVDYDQNIAGVIGE is encoded by the coding sequence ATGAACGGTTCAGCCGGTCGCAATTCACAAACGCGCGCCATCGTTACTGGCGGCGCGCAGGGCATCGGCTTCGCTGTCGCCGAGGCGCTGGCCGACGAGGGCTGCCGCGCGCTGGCGCTGATCGGCCGCTCGCAGGACAAGGGCGACAAGGCCGTCGCCGCGCTCAAGAAATCTGGCGTCGACGCCATCTTCATCAGTGCCGATGTCGCCAGCGTTGCCGACTGCAAGCGCGCGGTCGCAACGGCGATTTCCCACTTCGGCGCCATCAACGCGCTGGTCAACGCCGCCGCCACCTCGGCGCGGGGCTCGCTGGTCGAAACCGGCGAAGAGCTTTTCGACCAGATCTTCGCCACCAATGTGCGCGGCCCTTTCTTCCTGATGCAGGGCCTTGTCGCGCATCTGTTGGAACGCAAGGCGCCCGGCTCGATCGTCAATGTGCTGTCGATGTCGGCGCATGCCGGCCAGTCCTTCCTGACACCCTATTCGACCAGCAAGGGCGCGCTGATGACGCTGACCAAGAATGTCGCGAGCGCCTACCGGAAGAACCGCATCCGCTGCAACGCCGTGCTGCCAGGCTGGATGGACACCGAAGGCGAGGACATCGTGCAGAAGAAATGGCACGCAGCACCCGACGACTGGCTGGCAAAGGCCGAGGCTTCGCAGCCCATGGGCCAGCTGGTCAAGCCGGCGCAGCTCGCCCGGCTGATCACCTATATGCTCAGCCCGCAGGCCGGCGTCATGACCGGCTCGCTGGTCGACTACGACCAGAACATCGCCGGCGTGATCGGAGAGTAG
- a CDS encoding 3-deoxy-7-phosphoheptulonate synthase: MLTTTDDLRVTEIRALSTPEQVMREIPRTLTATRTIATSRNAIHSILTGADDRLVVIVGPCSIHDPVAAVDYASRLAALRETLADRLEIVMRVYFEKPRTTVGWKGLINDPDLDGSFNIEKGLRMARNVLSAVNNLGLPAATEFLDMTIPQYIADLVAWGAIGARTTESQIHRELASGLSCPVGFKNGTDGNLRIAAEAVKSAAQPHHFMAVTKGGRSAIAATTGNEDCHVILRGGIQPNYDAANVEAAAAELGRIGVAPRLMIDVSHANSGKKPENQPKVAADVAGQVAAGDERIIGVMIESNLVAGRQDVVAGKPLVYGQSITDGCIDWATTETVLHGLAGAVEWRRSARRAMMDDNRQGAA, translated from the coding sequence GTGTTGACCACCACCGACGACCTTCGGGTCACCGAAATCAGGGCGCTGAGCACGCCGGAACAAGTGATGCGCGAAATACCGCGCACGCTGACGGCAACGCGCACAATTGCCACGTCACGCAACGCCATCCATTCCATCTTGACCGGGGCCGACGATCGACTTGTTGTCATCGTCGGCCCTTGTTCCATCCACGATCCGGTCGCCGCCGTGGACTATGCCAGCCGTCTGGCGGCGCTGCGCGAGACCCTGGCCGACCGGCTCGAGATCGTCATGCGCGTCTATTTCGAGAAGCCGCGCACCACGGTCGGCTGGAAGGGCCTGATCAACGACCCCGACCTCGACGGCAGCTTCAACATCGAAAAGGGGCTGCGCATGGCGCGCAACGTGCTGTCGGCCGTCAACAATCTCGGCCTGCCAGCGGCGACCGAATTCCTCGACATGACCATCCCGCAATACATCGCCGATCTCGTCGCCTGGGGCGCCATCGGCGCTCGCACCACCGAAAGCCAGATCCACCGCGAGCTCGCCTCGGGGCTCTCCTGTCCGGTCGGCTTCAAGAACGGCACCGACGGCAATCTCAGAATTGCGGCGGAAGCGGTGAAGTCGGCCGCCCAGCCGCATCATTTCATGGCGGTGACCAAGGGCGGACGCAGCGCCATCGCGGCAACCACCGGCAACGAGGATTGCCATGTCATCCTGCGTGGCGGCATCCAGCCCAACTATGATGCGGCGAACGTGGAAGCGGCCGCCGCCGAGCTCGGCCGCATCGGCGTAGCGCCGCGGCTGATGATCGACGTCAGCCACGCCAACAGCGGCAAGAAGCCGGAAAACCAGCCGAAGGTGGCGGCCGACGTCGCTGGCCAGGTCGCGGCAGGCGACGAGCGCATCATCGGCGTCATGATCGAGAGCAATCTCGTCGCCGGACGCCAGGACGTGGTGGCCGGCAAGCCGCTCGTCTATGGCCAGAGCATCACCGACGGCTGCATCGATTGGGCGACCACCGAGACCGTGCTGCACGGCCTTGCCGGAGCCGTCGAGTGGCGCCGCTCGGCGCGGCGCGCCATGATGGATGACAACCGGCAGGGGGCCGCCTGA